In Aliidongia dinghuensis, a genomic segment contains:
- a CDS encoding SDR family oxidoreductase yields the protein MTKRLAGKIAMITGGASGLGESQARRFAHEGAQVVVCDVNEAKGMAVAQDIGAQFLLLDVRSESAFRAAIEATVSQWGRFDILVNNAGVARVGTPETIEEADYRLVMSVCVDGTVFGCKHAIPAMVASGGGAIVNIASIASMRGIPYAAGYSAAKGAVEAYTRSVAAHCKLNNLNVRCNSVHPGGFATPMLGKTIEDLRKNANSTGQLQNRAANMLGDPVEVANLVLFLASDEAKWINGQRFVIDNGDTIAVPSGK from the coding sequence ATGACGAAGAGGCTGGCAGGAAAGATCGCGATGATCACCGGTGGTGCCTCGGGCTTGGGCGAAAGCCAAGCACGACGGTTCGCGCATGAAGGCGCCCAGGTTGTCGTGTGCGATGTAAACGAGGCAAAAGGAATGGCTGTAGCGCAGGATATCGGCGCGCAGTTCCTGCTGCTGGACGTACGGTCGGAAAGCGCGTTCCGGGCCGCGATCGAAGCGACCGTATCGCAATGGGGCCGCTTCGACATCTTAGTAAACAACGCGGGCGTTGCCAGGGTCGGCACGCCCGAGACGATCGAGGAGGCCGACTACCGCCTGGTCATGTCGGTCTGCGTGGATGGGACAGTGTTCGGGTGCAAGCATGCGATCCCGGCGATGGTGGCCTCGGGCGGTGGGGCGATCGTCAACATCGCGTCGATCGCCTCTATGCGCGGGATTCCATATGCTGCGGGCTATTCAGCGGCGAAGGGCGCGGTGGAGGCATATACCCGGTCGGTCGCTGCCCACTGCAAGCTCAACAACCTGAACGTCAGGTGCAATTCGGTGCATCCTGGCGGCTTCGCGACGCCCATGCTCGGGAAAACGATCGAAGATCTCCGCAAGAATGCCAATTCAACGGGGCAGTTGCAGAATAGAGCGGCCAACATGTTGGGCGATCCGGTGGAGGTCGCGAACTTGGTACTTTTCCTCGCCTCGGACGAGGCTAAGTGGATCAACGGCCAGCGCTTCGTCATCGATAATGGCGATACGATTGCCGTGCCGAGCGGGAAGTGA
- a CDS encoding cytochrome P450, with the protein MNQDAIALADATDVLSFTAPSIQSCPFAAYDHLRDREPVYKDPVTGNYILTRYQDVRRVLLDVKTFSSRSGLGASRANAAREEVDQIYDAHGWRPMDTLQSQDPPEHRTYRQLVDKAFAPAKILALEPRINEIIHGLIDGLIETLGAHGEIEFVADFAIKLPMIVIAEQLGVRSKDMDRFKIWSDAVVLVQDPTLSRERQIEVAHTCIEMQRYFADAIAQVRREPNEQLLSRLVHAEVDGRRLEMGELQSIMRQLIVAGNETTTTTLAAGMKLLAEDRDIVSRLRGAPDLLGAFVEETLRAMSPVQTLFRRVMEDTDIAGVTIPAGAMVEVRYGAANRDPAVFAEPEKLDLARQNVKSHLAFGFGPHICIGNQLARGELRLAFQCLIERLDKFRLSRGENSYVFIPNYVVYGMTKLWISADKH; encoded by the coding sequence ATGAATCAGGATGCTATAGCGCTTGCCGACGCGACCGACGTCTTAAGCTTTACTGCGCCATCGATCCAATCATGTCCTTTTGCAGCCTATGACCACCTTCGGGATCGCGAACCTGTCTATAAAGACCCAGTTACCGGCAACTATATCCTTACACGCTACCAGGATGTGCGCAGAGTGCTGCTGGACGTCAAGACGTTTTCAAGCCGCAGCGGCCTGGGGGCATCCCGGGCGAACGCCGCACGAGAAGAAGTGGACCAGATCTACGATGCCCACGGCTGGCGCCCGATGGACACGTTGCAGTCCCAGGATCCGCCGGAACACCGCACCTATCGGCAATTGGTCGACAAAGCGTTTGCGCCAGCCAAGATCCTCGCGCTGGAACCGCGGATCAACGAGATCATTCATGGTTTGATCGACGGCCTGATCGAAACCTTGGGTGCCCATGGCGAGATCGAATTCGTCGCCGATTTTGCAATCAAGCTGCCGATGATCGTCATTGCTGAGCAGCTCGGCGTACGATCCAAGGACATGGACCGCTTCAAAATTTGGTCCGACGCCGTGGTCTTGGTGCAGGATCCAACGCTCAGCCGAGAACGCCAGATCGAGGTCGCCCACACCTGCATCGAGATGCAGCGGTACTTTGCCGATGCCATTGCACAGGTTAGGAGGGAGCCGAACGAGCAACTGCTCAGCCGTCTGGTCCATGCCGAAGTGGACGGCCGGCGCCTGGAGATGGGCGAGCTGCAAAGCATCATGCGGCAGTTGATCGTGGCAGGCAACGAAACGACCACGACCACACTTGCCGCCGGCATGAAGCTGTTGGCCGAGGATCGGGATATTGTATCGCGGCTGCGCGGCGCTCCGGATCTTCTCGGCGCATTCGTCGAAGAAACGCTCCGGGCCATGTCGCCCGTGCAAACGCTGTTTCGTCGCGTGATGGAGGACACCGATATCGCGGGCGTCACCATTCCGGCAGGCGCGATGGTCGAAGTGCGCTATGGCGCGGCAAATCGCGATCCGGCCGTCTTCGCGGAGCCGGAAAAACTCGACCTCGCGCGTCAGAACGTCAAATCGCACCTGGCCTTCGGCTTCGGCCCGCATATATGCATCGGCAACCAGTTGGCACGCGGCGAACTGCGGCTTGCGTTCCAATGCCTGATCGAACGGCTTGATAAATTCCGGCTCTCTCGGGGAGAGAACAGCTACGTCTTTATACCCAACTACGTCGTTTACGGCATGACAAAGCTCTGGATCAGCGCCGACAAACACTGA
- a CDS encoding helix-turn-helix domain-containing protein, whose protein sequence is MRIPTEAGRVFRFDAGQRSDLKPARFRSIVGHLATGFRRFPLGQQLGHQDLVIIHGEHLMPAKRELTMRQIRQILRLVRDGVSAREIGRMLGVARSTIQDNLKRAEAAGLAWPLPGDLTDDVLEDRLFARAGVQRGLRRRPEPDWSALACELKRPGVNLMVLWEEYREPHPAGYGYSRYVAALVMWRRRGEDRLSIGRQ, encoded by the coding sequence ATGCGGATTCCGACCGAAGCCGGCCGGGTATTCCGATTTGACGCCGGCCAGCGTTCCGATTTGAAGCCGGCCAGGTTCCGATCAATCGTCGGCCACCTGGCTACCGGCTTTCGGCGTTTTCCCTTGGGTCAGCAACTCGGGCATCAGGACCTCGTGATCATTCACGGGGAGCACCTGATGCCGGCGAAGAGAGAGCTGACGATGAGGCAGATACGACAGATATTGCGGCTCGTCCGCGACGGCGTCAGTGCGCGCGAGATCGGGCGGATGCTCGGTGTGGCGCGCAGCACGATCCAGGACAATCTAAAGCGAGCGGAGGCGGCGGGCTTGGCCTGGCCGCTGCCGGGCGATCTGACCGACGACGTGCTGGAGGACCGGCTGTTCGCCCGCGCCGGCGTGCAGCGCGGGTTGCGTCGCCGCCCCGAGCCGGACTGGTCGGCGCTGGCCTGCGAACTGAAGCGGCCCGGCGTCAATCTGATGGTGCTGTGGGAGGAATATCGCGAGCCCCACCCGGCGGGCTATGGCTACAGCCGTTATGTTGCGGCCCTGGTTATGTGGCGCCGCCGGGGAGAAGACCGGTTGTCAATCGGCAGGCAATAA